DNA from Lentilitoribacter sp. Alg239-R112:
TTGCTTTTGACGAACCTACATCCTGACCAGAAATAAAATTCATTTTGGGAGAACCTATAAACCCTGCAACAAACATGTTGGCAGGACTATTATACAACTCCATAGGAGCCCCAACCTGTTCAATCCTGCCATCTTGCAGCACAACAATTCTATCAGCTAAAGTCATTGCCTCTGTTTGGTCATGCGTTACATATACCATTGTCGTGTCTAGTTGACGATGGAGACGTGCGATCTCTAAACGCGTATTTACCCGCAAAGCAGCATCCAAATTTGATAAAGGCTCGTCAAACAGGAAGAGTGACGGTTTGCGCACAAGCGCTCTACCAATAGCTACTCGTTGTCGTTGTCCACCCGATAGCTCGGCAGGCCGACGCTCGAGATACTCATCTAATGATAGCATTGCCGAAGCAGCTTCCACCTTATCCGCAATTTCTTGCTTAGGGCGTTTTGCTTGCTTTAAACCAAGGCTCATATTCTCTTTAACCGACAGATGCGGATAAAGCGCATAAGTTTGAAAGACCATTGCAATACCGCGCTTAGTCGGCGGTTCAGCATTTACTTCACGTCCATCAATCTCGATGACACCATCAGTTTCATTTTCAAGGCCGGCGATGATGCGCAATAATGTAGATTTCCCGCAGCCAGATGGGCCAACAAAAACGACAAACTCTCCATCTGGCACATCTAGATCGATCCCTTTGAGAACGTCTACTGAGCCGAAGGATTTCC
Protein-coding regions in this window:
- a CDS encoding ABC transporter ATP-binding protein: MGSLLLKNIRKSFGSVDVLKGIDLDVPDGEFVVFVGPSGCGKSTLLRIIAGLENETDGVIEIDGREVNAEPPTKRGIAMVFQTYALYPHLSVKENMSLGLKQAKRPKQEIADKVEAASAMLSLDEYLERRPAELSGGQRQRVAIGRALVRKPSLFLFDEPLSNLDAALRVNTRLEIARLHRQLDTTMVYVTHDQTEAMTLADRIVVLQDGRIEQVGAPMELYNSPANMFVAGFIGSPKMNFISGQDVGSSKAKTIGVRPEHLLLNAKEGDWKCTVSHVEHLGADTNVYLDGESAGSITVRLFGEHSFEEGQTVYATPENGRVHEFDNEGNAIR